The genome window CTCTCGGGCACGCCGAAGAAGAAGTCGCTGTCGCATTCCTGCTCTTCGGACACCTCCGCCCGATTCACCGATCCCGGGAGCCCCGTGCGGTGGCCGAGCATTTCAAAATAACCAATGCTCAACAGTTTGAGCAACGTGTCACAGCCACACCATGCACCCGGCCCGATTCTGCAACCTGAAGTCGCTCCTCCTTACCTTTACAAGGAATGGATGAAGTCGCGAAAGTGCAGGATGCGCTTGCTGTTGTCACGCTGGAACAGCAAATGTTCGAAATCTTTCTGCTTCTGTGCCAAATCGACCGATTGCAGTGACTTATCAACCGCCGCCTTCAGTTCAGCCAAGTCATGAATACCGCACCGTGCCGCTAGAAACGAATAGTCCGGAGGCGTCTGCGAGAGCAAAAAGATGACATCGTAATAATCGCGGCCCTTGCCCCGGTTCAACATGGCGGAGATCTTCATGGCACACAGCACCTCATCGGAAGGGACCGGGAAGGAAAAGAATAAACCACATCCCTTGATAAATCCGAGGGTCGACTCATACGGAATCCCCTGATCCTGAGATTCGAGTTTCAACATGAACCGCTCGTCCTTATGTCCGGAAAGTCCCAATTCAAACAACAACTGGGGAAAATGGAGACTGCGGCGGAAGGCCATCAATCTACTCTTATCCTTGTCGCGGGCCTCCACTTTGAACCCACTGCGGTTAAGGAACATGAGGACGTCATCGGTCATCCCGTCAAACTCTTTCTCGGAAAGATTCTTGCAATCAAAATCCAAATCCTCGGAAAACCGGTCAATCCCCTTGACCAGACGCAAATTCGTCTCCCCGATAAACGTCATTTTCCGAACATGATGCGTCGCGGAAAGATAGTCGAGAACCAGCAACTGAACATACTCTTTGAGGATATGTTTGATAAATATCGCATTCCCACTGAGGGTGGCCGGATAGAAATTCTTAATCTGGTCGATTGAAATCATAAGCCATACACCTTGAATAATAGTCGCCGGCGCTTTTCGAGTGCTGCAGAATGAAAGCGCGCCGCAAACGTTTCCCATTCAGCGCGATTCAAATCCTCGCGAAGAACATCCCCATCAAGTCGGAGGTTGGTAAGTTCCTGTTCCGTGTTGTAGAACGGATACAGGTAGAGCAGATCCAGCAACGCCTTTTCACGGGTGGCATACGCGGTCGCACGACCATCCGCAAGCGGCCGCAGGACATAACCGAACATCAGGTCATCCCGAACGCTCTTATACGAATATTCGCCAAAACTGTTCTTGAATAAAGCCGTCTTCAGTGAGGTCACACTGGTAATCTGGACAACGGAT of bacterium contains these proteins:
- a CDS encoding nucleotidyl transferase AbiEii/AbiGii toxin family protein; translation: MISIDQIKNFYPATLSGNAIFIKHILKEYVQLLVLDYLSATHHVRKMTFIGETNLRLVKGIDRFSEDLDFDCKNLSEKEFDGMTDDVLMFLNRSGFKVEARDKDKSRLMAFRRSLHFPQLLFELGLSGHKDERFMLKLESQDQGIPYESTLGFIKGCGLFFSFPVPSDEVLCAMKISAMLNRGKGRDYYDVIFLLSQTPPDYSFLAARCGIHDLAELKAAVDKSLQSVDLAQKQKDFEHLLFQRDNSKRILHFRDFIHSL